The window TGGCGATCTCCTCGATCCACCTGTTGCGCATCTTCATGGACGCCAAGAACGTCCCGGACAACAAGCTGATGTGGTACGTGATCATCCACCTCACCTTCGTCCTCTCCGCGTTTGCCATGGGTTACCTGGACAAGGCCACGCGCCACGACCACTGATCCCGAAAGGCTCCCTCCAGCCGCCCGGCCGTTGTGAAACGGACGGGCGGCTGCGTTTCCGCCTTGCGGTGACGGGTAGCTGTACAAGACTTTTTGCATGACGCCACGTGCAGGAGGTACCCCATGAACCTCGAGGAACTGACCAATCGCTCTCTGGCCGGGGATATCGACGAAATCAACCTGGTGTCGCTGGAAGGCGATATCTATGTGCTGGAGGCCCGAATGGGCGGCCGTTTCTATCCGGTCCAGGACGTGATGGGGCACGTGCTCAGCGTGCGCTCCGTCGAGCATGCCCGCGAGGTGCTGCATGCCGTGCCGACGGTACCGTTCCGGTTGGTGCACGCGGTGGTGCATGACGAAATGGTCGGCATGCAGGAGGAACTCGATATCGGCGATGGCGTGCTCATCCCGCTGCACTAGGCCTGCGGCGGTGGGGGCGGCGAATCATCTGTGCTAGGCTGGCGGCCCTTTTTTGAACCCCCAGCGGAGCGCCGCCATGAGCGAACTCAACCTTTCCACCGACGAAGCCCGCGTCAGCTACGGCATCGGCCGTCAGCTCGGCGACCAGTTGCGCGAGAACCCGGTTCCGGGCATGTCCCTCGACGCTATCCTGGCCGGCCTGTCCGACGCCTATGCCAGCGTGGAAAGCCGCGTGCCGGGCGAAGCCCTGTCCGCCAGCTTCCAGGTGATTCGCGAGCGCATGCAGGCCGAAGCCCAGGCGAAAGCCGAAGCCGCCGCCGCCGTTGGCCGTGAGTACCTGGTGGACAACGCCAAGCGTGAAGGCGTGACCGTCCTGCCGTCCGGTCTGCAGTACGAAGTGCTGGTCGCAGGCGAAGGCGCCAAGCCGTCCCGCGAAGACACCGTGCGTACCCACTACCACGGCACCCTGGTCGACGGCACCGTGTTCGACAGCTCCTACGAGCGTGGCCAGCCGGCTGAATTCCCGGTGGGCGGCGTGATCGCCGGTTGGGTCGAGGCCCTGCAGCTGATGAATGCTGGCAGCAAGTGGCGTCTGCACGTGCCGAGCGAGCTGGCCTATGGCGGCCAGGCTGTCGGCAGCATCCCGCCGCACAGCGTGCTGGTGTTCGACGTCGAGCTGCTGGATATCCTCTGATATCGGGCGGTTCACTGCGGAGTGCCGTCCCTGGCAACTCCGCAGGAAAAAGGGGCGCTCCGGCGCCCCTTTGTGCATCCGCCTCCCGGGCGGCGGAGCACTGACGACGCATCCGGCGCCGCCGTAATCCCCCAAGCGCCTCAGCGCAGTGCGCGGGCGTAACAGAACAGGAACAGGTTGCGCACCAGTTCCTTGAGCACGCCGGGCTCGCTGGTGGAGAGTTCCGAGAGCTCCAGTCCGCCCTGTTCGCGTAGCTCGTCCAGCGCCTCTTCCTCCAGCACCGCGCAGACTTCCCCGGTATCCCGATGCAGGATGCGCAGGTAGGGATGCGGGCGATCCAGCCAGGCGTCGATCATGTAGGTCATGGCAGTTCCTCCGTGTGAATCGTTTATTGAGAATAATTCTTATTATCGTAATAGCAAGTCCCAATCGAAGATTTTTCTGCGCGGACGATGATCCCTTGCTCCGAGTCAACAGAAGGGCAACAAAAAGCCCGCCGCGGCGAACCGGGGCGGGCTTTTGCGAAACGGCGGATCAGTGTGTGCGGGCGACAGCGAACTCGGCCAGCTCGATCAGTGCGGCGCGGTATTCGTTGTCCGGCAGCACCTTCAGGCAGTCGATGGCGCGGGCGGCGTACTCGCGGGCCAGGTTGGCGGTGTAGTCCAGGGCGCCTGCGGCCTCGACGGCGGCGCGGATGCCTTCCAGGTCCTGGCTGCCGCCCTGCTGGATGGCCTTGCGCACCAGTGCGGCCTGTTCCGGGGTGCCGTCGCGCATGGTGGCGATCAGCGGCAGGGTGGGTTTGCCTTCGGCCAGGTCGTCGCCGACGTTCTTGCCCAGGGTGGTGGCGTCGCCGCGGTAGTCGAGCAGGTCGTCGACGAGCTGGAAGGCGATGCCCAGGGCATCACCGAACAGGCGCAGCGCTTCGGACTGCTCGGCCGGAGCGTTGGCCAGCGCGGCAGCGCTGTGGGTCGAGGCTTCGAAGAGCATTGCGGTCTTGCCGCGGATGACTTCCATGTAGGTTTCTTCGGTGGTGCTGGCGTCGCGCACCTTGGTCAGTTGCAGCACTTCGCCTTCGGCGATCACGCGGGTGGCCTGGGAAATGATGCGCATCACCGGCATGGAGCCCAGCTCGACCATCATTTCGAAGGAGCGGGCATAGAGGAAGTCGCCCACCAGCACGCTCGGCGCGTTGCCCCACTGGGCGTTGGCGGTAGCGCGGCCGCGGCGCAGGCCGGAGGCATCGACCACGTCGTCGTGCAGCAGGGTGGAGGTGTGCAGGAACTCGATGGTAGCGGCCAGCAGCTTCAGATCATCGCCCGAGTAGCCCAAGGCCTTGCCCGAGAGCAGCACCAGCAGGGGGCGCAGACGCTTGCCGCCGGCGGAGATGATATAATCGCCGATCTTTTCCACCAGGGGAACGCGGGAAGTGAGCTGGCGGCGGATAATGCCGTCGACGGCGGTGAAGTCGTCCGCCACCACGCGATAGAAAGCCTGGGGTTGCATGAAAGACAGCGCTCCTCGTAGATTGCGCGGCATGCTAGGTGCCGGGGGTAGGGCTGTCAAGGCAAGGCCCCGGGAGGCTTGATCCGGGCAATCGCTTTGCGTACAATCGCGGCCCCGAACTTCCATGGCATACCCTGCCTTACGCAATTGCACGGGCGTCCTTTCCGGCCCCATGCAGCCATGCCGACCGATTCCTCTTTCTATAAAGCGTCGGGTGAGCAGGTCTAACGGAGACATCCAGATGTACGCAGTAATTGTTACTGGTGGCAAGCAATACAAAGTCACCGAAGGCGAATTCCTCAAGGTCGAGAAACTCGACGTCGCCACCGGCGAAGCGATCAACCTGGATCGCGTTCTGCTGGTCGCCAATGGCGATGACGTCAAGATCGGCCTGCCGGTGGTAGAAGGCGCGAAAGTGACCGCTGAAGTGGTTTCCCACGGTCGTCACGACAAAGTGCGCATCATCAAGTTCCGCCGCCGCAAGCACCACATGAAGCGTCAGGGCCACCGCCAGTGGTTCACTGAAATCAAGATCACCGGCATCCAGGCCTAATTCCTTTTCAGGAGATTGACTCATGGCACACAAAAAAGCTGGCGGTAGTACCCGCAACGGCCGCGATTCCGAAAGTAAACGCCTTGGCGTGAAGCTGTTCGGTAGCCAGGCTGTGAAAGCAGGCAACATCATCGTGCGTCAGCGCGGCACCCAGTTCCACGCTGGCTACGGCGTTGGCATGGGCAAGGATCACACCCTGTTCGCGAAAATCGACGGCGTGATCAAGTTCGAAGTGAAAGGCGCCTTTGGCCGTCGCTATGTAAGCGTCGTCGCTGCCTAAGCGAGCCCTCACTGAAAAAGCCCTGTCTCGCGACGGGGCTTTTTTGTTTCTGGCGTTTCCAGGCGAGGTGCTGTCGGTTCGGGCGTTTGCGCGGACTTGGCTGTATCCTATGCTCCTTTTCTTATTTTCAACCCGCCGGCTCGGCGGGAGGCGTTCGCAATGAAATTCGTCGACGAAGTATCCATCCACGTGAAAGCCGGTGACGGCGGCAACGGCCTCATGAGCTTCCGCCGCGAGAAGTTCATCGAGAAAGGCGGTCCCAACGGCGGTGACGGTGGTGACGGCGGCTCGGTGTTCCTCGAGGCCGACGAGAACCTGAATACCCTGGTGGACTACCGCTACACCCGCCGTTTCGACGCCCAGCGCGGCGAGAACGGTGGCAGCAAGGACTGCACTGGCGCCAAAGGTGACGATCTCGTCCTGCCCGTGCCGGTCGGCACCACCATCATCGATGCCAACACCCAGGAAATCATCGGCGACCTGACCACTGCCGGTCAGCGCATCATGGTGGCCCAGGGCGGCTGGCACGGTCTGGGTAACACCCGCTTCAAATCCAGCACCAACCGTGCGCCGCGCCAGACCACTCCGGGCAAGCCCGGCGAGGCCCGCGACCTCAAGCTGGAGCTGAAAGTGCTGGCGGACGTCGGTCTGCTGGGGCTGCCGAACGCCGGCAAGAGCACCTTCATTCGCGCGGTGTCCGCCGCCAAGCCGAAGGTCGCCGACTATCCCTTCACCACCCTGGTGCCGAACCTGGGCGTGGTCAGCGTTGGTCGCTTCAAGAGCTTCGTGGTCGCCGACATTCCCGGCCTGATCGAAGGTGCGGCCGAAGGCGCCGGTCTGGGTATCCGCTTCCTCAAGCACCTGGCGCGTACCCGTCTGCTGCTGCATATCGTCGACATGGCGCCGCTGGACGAGAGTGACCCGGCCGATGCCGCGGAAACCATCGTCAATGAGCTGGAGAAGTTCAGCCCGGCGCTGACCGAGCGTGACCGTTGGCTGGTGCTGAACAAGATGGACCAGATCCTCGAGCCCGAGGAGCAGG of the Pseudomonas sp. PSE14 genome contains:
- the cgtA gene encoding Obg family GTPase CgtA; this translates as MKFVDEVSIHVKAGDGGNGLMSFRREKFIEKGGPNGGDGGDGGSVFLEADENLNTLVDYRYTRRFDAQRGENGGSKDCTGAKGDDLVLPVPVGTTIIDANTQEIIGDLTTAGQRIMVAQGGWHGLGNTRFKSSTNRAPRQTTPGKPGEARDLKLELKVLADVGLLGLPNAGKSTFIRAVSAAKPKVADYPFTTLVPNLGVVSVGRFKSFVVADIPGLIEGAAEGAGLGIRFLKHLARTRLLLHIVDMAPLDESDPADAAETIVNELEKFSPALTERDRWLVLNKMDQILEPEEQERRKQDVVARLGWEGPVYVISALEREGTEALSQDIMKYLDERTLRIEEEPAYGEALAALDQRIEDEARARLQALDDARALRRAGLKNADDLDDDDFEDDEDDGDGPEIFYVP
- a CDS encoding polyprenyl synthetase family protein, translating into MQPQAFYRVVADDFTAVDGIIRRQLTSRVPLVEKIGDYIISAGGKRLRPLLVLLSGKALGYSGDDLKLLAATIEFLHTSTLLHDDVVDASGLRRGRATANAQWGNAPSVLVGDFLYARSFEMMVELGSMPVMRIISQATRVIAEGEVLQLTKVRDASTTEETYMEVIRGKTAMLFEASTHSAAALANAPAEQSEALRLFGDALGIAFQLVDDLLDYRGDATTLGKNVGDDLAEGKPTLPLIATMRDGTPEQAALVRKAIQQGGSQDLEGIRAAVEAAGALDYTANLAREYAARAIDCLKVLPDNEYRAALIELAEFAVARTH
- a CDS encoding DUF6482 family protein codes for the protein MNLEELTNRSLAGDIDEINLVSLEGDIYVLEARMGGRFYPVQDVMGHVLSVRSVEHAREVLHAVPTVPFRLVHAVVHDEMVGMQEELDIGDGVLIPLH
- the rplU gene encoding 50S ribosomal protein L21 — encoded protein: MYAVIVTGGKQYKVTEGEFLKVEKLDVATGEAINLDRVLLVANGDDVKIGLPVVEGAKVTAEVVSHGRHDKVRIIKFRRRKHHMKRQGHRQWFTEIKITGIQA
- a CDS encoding FKBP-type peptidyl-prolyl cis-trans isomerase, with product MSELNLSTDEARVSYGIGRQLGDQLRENPVPGMSLDAILAGLSDAYASVESRVPGEALSASFQVIRERMQAEAQAKAEAAAAVGREYLVDNAKREGVTVLPSGLQYEVLVAGEGAKPSREDTVRTHYHGTLVDGTVFDSSYERGQPAEFPVGGVIAGWVEALQLMNAGSKWRLHVPSELAYGGQAVGSIPPHSVLVFDVELLDIL
- the rpmA gene encoding 50S ribosomal protein L27; translated protein: MAHKKAGGSTRNGRDSESKRLGVKLFGSQAVKAGNIIVRQRGTQFHAGYGVGMGKDHTLFAKIDGVIKFEVKGAFGRRYVSVVAA